TTTGAAGCGGGCCGTTGTCCCAATCTCCCTCAGCTATTCTTATATCATCCCACCGAAACGGTTACTGTAGATAACACGGACATTGAACACCGCCTCTGTAACTTATGATGCTCTCATTCAATCGGCCTAATTATTTCATTCACATCACTAGAAGAAAGAATTGGATCACAGGTTAGTCTAAACTTTCAAAAGAATATGAAAATACGTCTGGGATCTAATCTCTTTGTGGGACAGGTTACTCTGCTTTCTAAGCTTTAGTATAAGAAGAACTTTGAAGCATTGATTTTTTGGTTATTGTGATTTCAGCCATTGTTCGTTAGGGTGCAATAGTTTATGTTTGTTGTATTGTGAGCTGCGAATAGTTTAGCAATTAGAATGTTTACTATGTTTTCTTATAcgaatgaaaaatatttttgctcTGAAACAGTAAACTAATGCCATTTTAGTGATAAGGTTTGCTcatatcaaaacaaaaattttacttCATCATTACTTATGAATTTACATACGTGAAACATGTTAAAATTGTGTCTTTGATTGAGCTTCTTTTGCTTATATTCCCCACCTCCATTTTTATCACCGTCCGTCAGTGAAACTAAACGGCGCCGTCGGCaatttcctcctcctcctggcTTACCCATCATCTGGAACTTGCACCAGCTAGGCGAAAAACCACATCAGTCTTTATGGAAACTCACGAAGAAGTATGATCCTGTAATGTTACTGACACTTGAAAGAGTTTCAACAGTTATAGTTTCCTCCCCTGAAACAGCATGAaggtatgtatatattttcataacttCAGTTTTTTTTCCTACCACTTCCCGCAGTGATTAATTTTGTGCCAGACGAAATAGTACAACTATAATGAAGTCACTCACAGATACATTGAAGTCATGTTGACCACGAATCTGCCTAAGAAACTTAAATTTGGTGAAAAATGCAGGTCGTACAGATCTCCCATGAATGGTGTGATCTTAGAAATGGTAAGAACCCCGTCGAATGTAACATATTACACATCCATTCACTAGACGTATCAAAAATGATGGATTTAAGTTACAATTCAGTGGGTGCGTAAGCAGGACTTGGAGCATCCATGGCTGAGTATAATGTGGGACATCAGCCACTGAGCCACCATGGCTTTCAGTCAACTACATAATCACAAAAAGGCCACCAGAAAGTTAAgcaaaccaaacaaaaagatATTGCAAAAGCAATGTTTAACTTTTTGCTTCTAACCAAATAAAACAGATCACTTACGTATATAGATACTTAAACTTACGTGTGTGACCATATGTCTGAAACAAAATTTAAGATATAAGAACTTATATTGTATAACAAAGTGAAATTTTACGGTTAACAAATAACAGATATCCCACAAGGTTAAGGGGTTTTGCAGATTGTTCAAGGATTTTCAGATGAACCAAAATTTGCTACTCGCTTAAAGCTTTCCGTTGTTACCATGAAGCATGTGTTGTAATGATTTAAAACAGTCTGGACTTACATATTTTATGTTGCTATTTGTAACTGAAGTTTGTTAGTACGTGTGGGAAAACTGCAGAGACACTATGCAAAACGTtgtaaaaatcaataaattcaaTCAATAAACATTCATAAACAAGAAATAATCCATATTTAGTGTATATAATTCAATCAGCTGTCgttctaaaaaatatatatcccaAATACTATCATAAgacaaaattttgatttctaacaagaataacaaaataaaatacacttacATCTATAAATGCTAATTCAAATAATAGTTGTTTTATACTGTTTTTTTGCAGTgaaaaattctattaaattcaAAGAAAGCAAATATTGTAAACAAAGTGAAATACTTATATTTATTATGAATTGTTTTAATGTAGTAACAAATAcataatttctataaaaaagaagaaataaaaaaattgttgtaaaatagtgaaaattaaaatataaaataaattacaatttaaaatatattgtattattttgttcatttgcTACAGGCGGGTCCGACCCtagtaaactttaaaaaaaatgtatatttatttaaggGAACTATTGTAAGTTTTGCGCCACGTgcagaaaaaaaagttttaaaatttaaattattattttttaaatataaatttgttaatatttatattttataatttgcttgcaatatttaattttaaatttttattaaattatatataaaaattaagataaaataaatattttttaagtaaatttatatttaataatatatatatgtatatatttaaaattataatcttggagagatttttctatctattcttttggttaaaatatataactaaattttattaaattaagagaaaatttggttatgtatataattatcaaaatgttaaacaaaaaaaaaatatattactaaattttttagaaattaaaaataaattaatggtAATTTGAttagaaaattacaattttttaaacaattgcaTACATTTTGAAGATttgttttttgtaataaaagttataaattataaaaaaaaatagaattaaataatattttgaaaactgtattatattattatatttctatttctatttctactattatattatttattgttatattaatgaaaatttatgagttattacaatatttttttaaaattaccaaaagtataaattaacattaatatAGATGTCTATGTCACAATTAGTTTCAAGTCATGTTATCATTGTTAATATGTCATCTCATCATTGTTAATATGTCATGtcatcatttttcttttaaaattaatgtGATGATGACATATGaaaaatcacttctcaaataatgttTAGGGGactgcaaataaaaaaaaaaaattataaatgattcTACGACCgataatataaatgttttatgaaGATTCATGTGTCTGATAATTATATTTGCACCACAAACCGTTTTATGAAGATCTATATTTTTACGGTTCTACTTATACTTTGCtgaaaatcttatatatacttTTCATCGTTGATTTTTATAATTGATGATAAACTGTATTATAATTTTGAACTTCATATTTCACGttgtaaaaacataataaactcTTAATCAAACCAGTGGAATCAGAGAgcttcaaaaaatattatttttagtaaaaaaaaattggactaaataaaataatattaactaGAATGTTAACATTTACAAACTACAATGAGTCCATGCATGGAATACAAATTCCAATTACAAAATTGAATAAGAACTATTTCAAAGCAAAATATTCCTCTAATTTCCGTAGTCCATAAATTAACCTTTCTCATTCAAtttcatctcatttattttagttatcttGCATATACCTAGAGGTGGGCATTCGAGTATCCATTTGGATTTGGTGTGGATCTATTccaatttcgggtttttggAGTTAGAGATTTAAGTTTTATTCGAGTATTTGGATTTTTTGAATCGGCTTCGGTTCGGAATCTTTCAAAGCCAATTTGGAATTGTATATCCATCCAAATTATGTAAACATACTCAAAAATCTCAATATACCTTAAAAGATCACTGGTTTGCATGACCAACAAAACCTTTATTCTCAGCAATTTTTCCTTTTCCGCGCAAATACAacacataaaattattatttttatgtttattcctATACATTGAGATTGTTGAAGTGGTCGCACCTACGTCTCACTTCTCCTTCCCCATCACCCTTAACGCCGACCGTGCCCATTTTCTCCATCGCACGTGCGAAATCCTCAAAGAATGCTTTCTCGTTAGTTGCGTAAAGCTCAACGAACGGTTTTGTGCTATTGTCTTTAATAAGGAGGTGGTCGGAAGCTAATAACCCTAGTCCTCTCTTTAGGTTCTTGAAGTACATGTTGTCGAATTTTCCCGGAGTCATCACGTCGTTAAACGCCGCTATTGTGTCGTCCACAGTGTGGTTTTTGCATAGTCCTTTGAGAGCGGTTGCGAATCGCGGGTTGATGTCTGGATCAGCTTTTGATCCGAAGAGCCGGTCACTAAACTCTTTACAGTGAGAAAATCCTATTGTGTGAGCTCCACTTAATGCTACCATCTCACGTAGACTAAACCCATTTTTCTTGAACATCCCGTGGATGTCATGGACCGTCTGGTTAGGCATGGGGACGTTTCCTCGGACTTTATGCGCTTTGGATTCGAGTCCGTCCTTACGACCAAGCTTTACGTCGAAGTAAGGTCCTCCTACCATCGTGACAAGGTCACGCGTAGCCTGCGCTAAAATATCAGCGCATGATACCACACCGGGACAAGACAGCTCGAGAGCTGTCTTGATGCGATTCACAATGTCAAAAGCATCTCCTGGGAGGGATTCGTTGAGATCATCGTCACGTTCTGCTTTGTTAAACGAGTTGGTGGCTATCAAAACCGATGCATCGCAACCTTCAAGGAAACAGTCGTGGAAAAAGAGGCGTAGTGTCCCGGCCGCAGTTGTCGGTTGTTGAGCTTGCTTCGTTGAAACGGCTTCACGCacgatttttgtaaaatcaggGCATGTTTTTTGGTAGTAATCCGTTTTCAAGATAGTTAAATCAGCCGATACGGCTGGTGCAACAATAACGAGACAAATGAGGAGAACGAAGCGAGAAAGCCGCATATTTGATGTCCGCAACAAGAAATGGGAGTTCAAGTTGAGAGAGAGGTCTACGAGGTAGACGTCTCCACGATCGATCTTGGTCGAAAGCAAttagaaatgaagaagaaagaaaaggctTTGCGACTATTTCATGGCTTAGGAGGTTACCAAGTAGAGGCTACGTAAATGGATTGTTTTTATATGTATGtgtggttgtttttttttttggttttttgtttatttctatttttgaaatttacctATTTTTTGTATGGTTTAAGCTGCTTATGAATTTGgttcttgatttgtttttagCATATATAAATACTGGCGTAAGAAAAGGGAATACAGGaaagttttggtttttgttaTATAATACAGATCTTGAACTCTTAACTTGCTATATAGAAATTGATTACATTCGATGAACCTGGTATTATCATAATTATAACTAGAGGTTGACCCATGCAGCCATACATgtgtttgttttgaaaaaatagacaaaaaatttgtcacaacaaaaaaatataattgttgcACAAACATGCATTCATATGAGTGTTTGTTTGATTTGTGATATATAACATTTATGATAGATTAACGATTTTAGTTGTATTTAATTTGTCGATTGCTCATATTGCGGTTGGATACGAAACCAatcaaaatgatatatataaaacatttgcaTATTAATATTCTTAACTATAGTAACCATTTttgatgtatttatttataaattaaaacaccaattcttatgtttatatatatatatatatatattaataaatctatatttcgaaaattaaatttatttctgctttaataagatagatatatagatatgtCTCTAAGTTTTTTATATGCCAAATAAATGtcacttctatttttattttcgagGAAAATATTCAATTgaaattatttgttatattcttataattcaaatacatatatgtgaattatattaatcatcacgttatttaacatatatttgacaaataactttatatgttttaaaaagaactgtagtttatattttgtatgtgAAATGAAATGATAATAGAGATGaatataacatttaaattttgtagtcactttttagataatttatttgccgacaaaaaaagataaatttatttagttttattgtaAAATATGGTTAGAAAATAATCTGGTTAGAAAATAGTGGTAAGTTTGATACTTTTGGTTAGAtaagaatctaacaaaataaaacaacttATGGTTAATTAATTAAGTTTGGTAAGTTTGGCtgagaaaaatctaacaaaatcaaTGATCTGtggttaattaattaatagttattaattCAATGACACAAATTGTAATTGTTAAGATGAAATAATGGTTATTTCTAAAagatacttcagttttaatagtatagatgataTAGTTTTAAGACAATATACATGGTAAACGCTATAGGCaattaatataataatctttcaaaaaaatacaaatatatataatagtattcATCATATATGTGTTTAGCACTCTTCGGGTTTAACTGCGACGAGTGATTGTGATTCATGTACAGTGTTGGTCCTGAAATATTTGGGATGCAATACGAAATAAAAAAGATTGAACTCCTAAATAGTTcacaattatttattatttttaaatccaaaaCTTAACCTAACACATTAGTATTCTattgttctttctctttttttttcatatgaaaataaaaaagatattaaaaatttatatttttttttacagctttaaatttatgttttctatttagAGTGGCCCCAACATTTCACGTATTCTTCTAAATTTTACACATGTTACTACATACTTAAGAACAATATATTAAATCTGCGGTCactaatatttttctaaaatctcGGCCCCGATCATTTGTTTCATGGGAATGAAgacatacactacaagaaaacagcgacatactgagggaaaaaatcgt
This genomic stretch from Brassica napus cultivar Da-Ae chromosome C9, Da-Ae, whole genome shotgun sequence harbors:
- the LOC106418047 gene encoding peroxidase 65; this encodes MRLSRFVLLICLVIVAPAVSADLTILKTDYYQKTCPDFTKIVREAVSTKQAQQPTTAAGTLRLFFHDCFLEGCDASVLIATNSFNKAERDDDLNESLPGDAFDIVNRIKTALELSCPGVVSCADILAQATRDLVTMVGGPYFDVKLGRKDGLESKAHKVRGNVPMPNQTVHDIHGMFKKNGFSLREMVALSGAHTIGFSHCKEFSDRLFGSKADPDINPRFATALKGLCKNHTVDDTIAAFNDVMTPGKFDNMYFKNLKRGLGLLASDHLLIKDNSTKPFVELYATNEKAFFEDFARAMEKMGTVGVKGDGEGEVRRRCDHFNNLNV